TGTTGGTTTACTTGAGCGCCGCCGCGCCAGCCTTGGAAACGGCGGTGTCTTCAGCCACGCTGCCGCCGCTCACGCCGATGGCCCCGACAATGACGCCATTGCGGATCAGCAGTTCGCCGCCGCCAAAGATGACAAGACCCCTGTTGGTGACTTCAATGCCATAAAGTTCTTTACCCGGCTGGGAGGCAGCGCCAAGCTGGGCAGTGGACATATTGAAATAGCGGGCCGTTATGGCCTTTTTTTGCGAAATATCGATGCTGCCAATAAAGGCCCCATCCTCACGGACAAAGGCTTTGAGGTTGCCCCCGGCATCCACAACGGCAATGTTCATGGGGATGCCCTGTTTTACAGAGAAAGCCAGTGCAGTGTTGAGCACTGTCTGTGCTTCGGCCAGGGTAAGATCACCGGGAAGCTGTTTTGCGGGTGCCGAG
Above is a window of Desulfovibrio desulfuricans DSM 642 DNA encoding:
- a CDS encoding GlcG/HbpS family heme-binding protein, which encodes MRRILPVFLVLLLVAFNAYASAPAKQLPGDLTLAEAQTVLNTALAFSVKQGIPMNIAVVDAGGNLKAFVREDGAFIGSIDISQKKAITARYFNMSTAQLGAASQPGKELYGIEVTNRGLVIFGGGELLIRNGVIVGAIGVSGGSVAEDTAVSKAGAAALK